The DNA sequence ACCCTCACTTTGATGTagagtattttaaatttaattttccttcttaaaaTTCCCCAcccaaacataattaatattttagccTATACATTGCATACGATAGATATATCTTTGTACATAATAATaagtttaattataattcatagtaaataagcattttaaatatataaactataagaccttttcaaataattgttattaaaaTAGTGATATAACTGAATAGTTTTTTAATGTACATTAAAGGTATatctatatgtaaaaaaaaaaatatctcgaCCGAGCCGAAACTAGTTTCATTTAAAAGGGTAGAGTTGCAGTGAAAAAAAAGGGGTAGAGATTTTCTAGACAAGCTTTACCTAttatataatacaaaataatttatgtcgatgatgatttttttcttcttacgaAAGTATTGTTGTAACCACGGAGTTATTGAGttttttacaatataaaaatataaactccCCACCACATAATCAACccataaaatagttattttttacaataattttagacatgaatttttgttatattataattgatgtaaaaaaattcatttttatattaattatggtgacaatcaatgttaaaaatatattttttaaattgtactaaaatatacaacttttttttatacataacatATCACATAACTATACTTTCGGTCTTTTATGGCCAATTCAAACACTATAAAATAGAACTACACTTTGACATACCAATtcacataaataaaaacatttgttttatatatatatatatatatatatataatcatttatttgTATATAAGCTCAAACAATTGAGATAGTCAATTTGTAGATAACTACTTTCATGCTCTAAATTGTGAATTCACAAAACTAATACACCTACATTTATACACTATGACAACCTAATTAGAGGAAAGTGATAACGGCTATTAATGAACGAAAATGTCAAACATTTCCTTACGTCATGAAGTTCTAGAAAAACGTTTCCAGAATTATGTTAGCACAACGCCGGAATACTTTTTCTGAAAAGCAATATGCATCCCAAAAATGGTTTTCGAGAACTATTGCAATGCTTGGGAggttcataattaaaaaaagaaaaaaaaagaaggggaCCAGCCATAGGGTAGGGTTGGTGTGATGGGTAGGATTGGGTTGGAAATTTGGTGTCGATCTCACCATGGTTCGACACATGCGAGGAAGGTGCCTGTTGCGTTTATGAGCGTGAAGGGTATTTGTGTCTGTTCAGGTCTTTTGAGGGTGCAGAAAGCAAAACAGGGAGTAATTGCGGCAAGGTCCATGCTACAAAGGTGCTCCTAAATTACTTGCACTTTACTATCTATAACACTCAATTCAATAAatacacccaatttacccttgCTTATATCAATAAACCAAATTACCCTtcctttttattcctttttttctcaaataattatcattttgttttacCCCCTTTATTCTTCAAAGAATTTTATTTCCCTATATTCTTACGCAAATTCTTTTTCAGAAATGtgattcctttttgtttcattctttGTTCATTAAATCCCTTTTGTTCTTCCGTAAACATCATTCCCCTtcatccctctctctctctctcttccataTTTATATTCTGAAAACATGTACCTATTCTAAAAAGTAACTTTTTAGAACTATATTCTAGTGCATAGTTTCATAAATTACTTTCTGCAATAGATATATGTTTCTAGGAATTAATTTTTGGTAACATTAAAAGAAGCCACACACAGTATTGATGAGGTGAATACCCAACATAGTGACATACCTTCTAATAAAGAAATGTTCATAGTGACTTGTTCATGAAAACACAAACATAGTATCTTCCAACTAATGATATTACCTATAGGATTGATAGAATACACAAACCTCATATTGATGGGAAAACACATAATATTAACATTGAGTTTGATGAAATGCAACGTATTTAATTTAGGAAATgaaactattataaaattttattattttttatagagaagaaaagagtgtggaaaaattaaatttaaaggtTTTAGAGAATAATGGAGATAATATGCAAAATTAAGATGGAAGTACAAAACTAAGGTTCCAATAATGATGAAAATggatgatataaaaataaagtttaaagaGTAATGAatacggataaaaaaaaatataattttattatttttatacaaaatatttttagtaatcaaaattatataaaagaaaaataggtgTACTTAATAATGTGGAGATGTCAATTGTAAAAGCCATTACTTGAATTTCAATACTAAGGCCGAAAAAGAATAGGCACGGGTCTTTTAATGTATTTGGGCCAAAAGCCTGATTCCAACAAAGATTGCCCGGAAAGAAAAATACCAAGATAAGtgataatattttctttgaagaaaaaaaaaatagtattttctgAAATTTGGAAAGAATCattcttattattaaataaaagtaaatataaataacttggatggataaaatattaaagtaatttatacttttaatcaTGTTTAATTTAAGAATAGGACTAAGGTTATTTAGTCTTACTGATTGAAAACTGCCTCCTTAAACTAACCCTAGCAAATTTTTTTCCATCAAAGGTTTTCAATTGAGCCCGAAATTCCCAAAATGCCTCGCCTTCTGATGGCAAGGTGTTTCTTTTgatcttttgaaaagaaaaatctttttcttttttgtttactttcctctcgttttttatatatatacatttatttactacattttttttttctttttccacttAGATATTTGATCATACTTAGTCTCTCAGTATATACAGTATCTTAAATTTGCAGACATTAATGAATGTTGAAAGCTTCCTTGTCTGGGCGCGTGTTGCTAAGAAGATTAACAACATTGACATGGTCGTGTCCATGTAGAGCGAGCATGCTGTTTGGAACTAAAGTCAATGCTCACGCCATTGCTATGCTTATAACATTCACACGCCAACAACACTCACTTCCCATTCACTTCACCGTTACCTCCTTCCACCGCCTCAAGTCTCCACCCAATCTTCACGAAGCCAGAACGTTGCACGCTCTTCTTCTCGTTTTGGGTTTCTTTCAACCCACGTGTCCTCATTCATCATCCTTTGCTTCCCAACTTGTCAATGTCTATGTCAACTTTGGTTCCCTCCAACACGCGTTTCTCACCTTCCGTGCACTGCCTCACAAACCCATCATTGCTTGGAACGCCATACTCAGAGGTCTGGTTGCTGTTGGCCACTTCACCAAAGCCATTCACTTTTATCACTCCATGCTCCAACATGGTGTGACACCTGATAACTACACATACCCTCTTGTCCTCAAGGCTTGTTCTTCCTTGCATGCACTGCAATTAGGAAGATGGGTTCATGAGACCATGCACGGTAAAACAAAGGCTAATGTTTACGTTCAGTGTGCTGTGATTGACATGTTTGCTAAGTGTGGAAGCGTTGAGGATGCACGTAGGATGTTTGAGGAAATGCCGGATAGAGACTTGGCCTCGTGGACTGCCTTGATATGTGGGACCATGTGGAATGGTGAGTGTCTTGAAGCACTTTTGCTATTCAGAAAGATGAGATCGGAAGGTCTGATGCCTGATTCGGTGATTGTGGCGTCTATCTTACCGGCATGTGGAAGATTGGAGGCTGTGAAATTGGGGATGGCGTTGCAGGTCTGTGCCGTGAGGAGTGGCTTTGAGAGTGATTTGTATGTCTCCAATGCTGTGATAGACATGTACTGTAAATGCGGTGACCCACTTGAGGCCCATCGCGTGTTTAGTCACATGGTTTATAGCGATGTAGTTTCTTGGAGTACCTTGATTGCTGGCTACTCACAAAACTGCCTATACCAAGAGAGTTATAAACTGTATATTGGAATGATAAATGTGGGTTTAGCAACAAATGCGATTGTTGCCACGAGCGTTCTTCCTGCTTTGGGAAAACTCGAGTTGTTGAAACAAGGGAAGGAGATGCACAACTTTGTTCTTAAAGAAGGACTCATGTCTGATGTTGTTGTAGGAAGTGCATTGATTGTTATGTATGCTAATTGTGGGTCTATCAAGGAAGCAGAGTCAATATTTGAGTGCACGTCAGATAAGGATATCATGGTGTGGAATTCAATGATAGTAGGGTATAATTTAGTTGGTGACTTTGAGTCAGCATTCTTTACTTTCAGAAGAATTTGGGGAGCTGAACATAGGCCAAATTTCATTACTGTAGTAAGTATCCTTCCTATATGCACCCAAATGGGAGCTCTTAGACAGGGAAAGGAAATCCATGGTTATGTGACCAAGAGCGGTCTAGGATTAAATGTTTCTGTGGGAAACTCTCTAATAGACATGTACAGCAAATGCGGATTTCTAGAACTCGGAGAGAAGGTCTTTAAACAGATGATGGTAAGGAATGTCACAACATATAACACTATGATCTCGGCCTGTGGATCTCATGGCCAGGGTGAAAAAGGTTTGGCATTTTATGAGCAAATGAAGGAGGAAGGAAATAGACCAAACAAAGTCACTTTTATTTCACTGTTATCTGCATGTAGTCATGCAGGTCTCCTTGATAGAGGGTGGTTGTTGTATAATTCAATGATTAATGATTATGGAATTGAGCCAAATATGGAACACTACTCGTGCATGGTGGATCTCATTGGTAGAGCAGGAGATCTTGATGGTGCATACAAGTTCATCA is a window from the Glycine max cultivar Williams 82 chromosome 2, Glycine_max_v4.0, whole genome shotgun sequence genome containing:
- the LOC100782735 gene encoding putative pentatricopeptide repeat-containing protein At3g01580: MLKASLSGRVLLRRLTTLTWSCPCRASMLFGTKVNAHAIAMLITFTRQQHSLPIHFTVTSFHRLKSPPNLHEARTLHALLLVLGFFQPTCPHSSSFASQLVNVYVNFGSLQHAFLTFRALPHKPIIAWNAILRGLVAVGHFTKAIHFYHSMLQHGVTPDNYTYPLVLKACSSLHALQLGRWVHETMHGKTKANVYVQCAVIDMFAKCGSVEDARRMFEEMPDRDLASWTALICGTMWNGECLEALLLFRKMRSEGLMPDSVIVASILPACGRLEAVKLGMALQVCAVRSGFESDLYVSNAVIDMYCKCGDPLEAHRVFSHMVYSDVVSWSTLIAGYSQNCLYQESYKLYIGMINVGLATNAIVATSVLPALGKLELLKQGKEMHNFVLKEGLMSDVVVGSALIVMYANCGSIKEAESIFECTSDKDIMVWNSMIVGYNLVGDFESAFFTFRRIWGAEHRPNFITVVSILPICTQMGALRQGKEIHGYVTKSGLGLNVSVGNSLIDMYSKCGFLELGEKVFKQMMVRNVTTYNTMISACGSHGQGEKGLAFYEQMKEEGNRPNKVTFISLLSACSHAGLLDRGWLLYNSMINDYGIEPNMEHYSCMVDLIGRAGDLDGAYKFITRMPMTPDANVFGSLLGACRLHNKVELTELLAERILQLKADDSGHYVLLSNLYASGKRWEDMSKVRSMIKDKGLEKKPGSSWIQVGHCIYVFHATSAFHPAFAKIEETLNSLLLVMKSEDYMLTNVNDKLLT